The Brachyspira aalborgi genome has a segment encoding these proteins:
- the lspA gene encoding signal peptidase II codes for MKKILSKINERKIYFLISILIFIADIVSKYFIDKYLQPIYLKKIIGNFLIFAYTRNYGVAFGFLNNLPEVIKNIMPTLLKIIVSAAMILIFFIMLYINPKKQKFSMIGFTMVLGGAIGNLLDRVIRGYVTDFISMGFNETIRFPYHYNIADASITIGIVFIAIGVILFKEDFESKTKPEETIENNEENKTL; via the coding sequence ATGAAGAAAATATTAAGCAAGATAAACGAAAGAAAAATATATTTTTTAATTTCCATTTTAATATTTATAGCGGATATTGTTTCAAAATATTTTATAGATAAATATTTACAACCAATATATCTTAAAAAAATTATAGGAAATTTTTTAATTTTCGCATATACGAGAAATTACGGAGTAGCTTTTGGTTTTTTGAATAATTTGCCAGAAGTTATTAAAAATATTATGCCTACGCTTTTAAAAATTATAGTGTCTGCGGCTATGATTTTAATATTTTTCATTATGCTTTATATTAATCCAAAAAAACAAAAATTTTCAATGATAGGTTTTACTATGGTTTTAGGCGGAGCTATCGGAAATTTGCTAGATAGAGTTATAAGAGGGTATGTGACAGATTTTATAAGTATGGGGTTTAATGAAACTATTCGATTTCCATATCATTATAATATTGCAGACGCTTCAATTACAATAGGAATTGTCTTTATAGCAATCGGAGTTATTTTATTTAAAGAAGATTTTGAAAGTAAAACTAAACCCGAAGAAACTATTGAAAATAATGAAGAAAATAAAACTTTATGA
- a CDS encoding RluA family pseudouridine synthase translates to MINDEESFLITEFKTEREEDLNKRLDIFVSEKLNITRSQVKNYLNSIKVNGQKKKLSYLLKLNDIIIIENEKKFIKENSKEEPKAENISLNIIYEDKYLIIINKPNNMSVHCSVSEMSGTLVNGLLYNIKDFDFTGNKNRAGIIHRLDKDTSGLIIVGKNANIVSSIQEQFKKRTIKKIYHAILVGILKENFLEINLPIGRHNLYRKKMTVREDGKEALTYIKVLRRFKNHTLAEINLKTGRTHQIRVHSSYKGFPIAGDKIYSKSFSKYKGLMLLSKEIEFMHPITKEKMNFEIDYPEYFKNFLHSNEI, encoded by the coding sequence ATGATAAATGATGAAGAAAGTTTTTTAATAACGGAATTCAAAACAGAAAGAGAAGAAGATTTAAATAAAAGACTCGATATTTTTGTAAGCGAAAAACTTAATATAACGCGCTCTCAAGTAAAAAACTATTTAAACTCTATAAAAGTAAACGGACAGAAAAAAAAATTATCTTATTTATTAAAATTAAACGACATTATAATTATAGAAAATGAAAAAAAATTTATTAAAGAAAATTCTAAAGAAGAACCAAAAGCGGAAAATATTTCTTTAAATATAATATACGAAGATAAATATTTAATTATTATAAATAAGCCTAATAATATGAGTGTTCATTGTTCGGTGTCTGAAATGAGCGGAACTTTAGTAAACGGTTTGCTTTATAATATAAAAGATTTTGATTTTACGGGAAATAAAAACAGAGCGGGCATAATTCATAGACTCGATAAAGATACTTCAGGGCTTATAATAGTTGGAAAAAACGCAAATATAGTTTCGTCTATTCAAGAGCAGTTTAAAAAAAGAACGATAAAAAAAATATATCATGCAATATTAGTAGGAATATTAAAAGAAAATTTTTTAGAGATTAATTTACCGATTGGACGACATAATTTATACAGAAAAAAAATGACGGTTAGAGAGGATGGAAAAGAAGCTTTAACTTATATAAAAGTTTTAAGAAGATTCAAAAATCATACTTTAGCCGAAATAAATTTAAAAACGGGAAGAACGCATCAAATAAGAGTTCACTCCTCTTATAAAGGTTTTCCCATTGCGGGCGATAAAATTTATTCTAAAAGTTTTTCAAAATATAAAGGCTTAATGCTTTTGTCAAAAGAAATAGAATTTATGCATCCTATTACAAAAGAGAAAATGAATTTTGAAATAGATTATCCTGAATATTTTAAAAATTTTTTGCATTCAAACGAAATATAA
- a CDS encoding CoA transferase subunit A, whose amino-acid sequence MVKIISKQEACDLIKDGSVVMFGGFLAWGSAWEITDLLADQNKVKNLTLVGNDTAFADKSYGRLMTNRQVSKVIVSHIGTNTETQKQNTNKEIDVELVPQGTLAERIRAAGAGLGGILTPTGIGTLVEEGKQIIEVKGKKYILEEPLYGDIALVYADKADKYGNLYHHGVTRNWNMIMPMACKTVIAEVKEIVDGALDPDNITVPRVFVDYLVKSDYDYLAKGLKKA is encoded by the coding sequence ATGGTAAAAATAATTTCAAAACAAGAAGCCTGCGATTTGATTAAAGACGGCTCGGTAGTGATGTTTGGAGGGTTTTTAGCATGGGGTTCTGCATGGGAAATCACCGATTTACTTGCAGACCAAAACAAAGTTAAAAATCTAACGCTCGTTGGAAACGACACAGCTTTTGCCGACAAATCATACGGTAGGCTAATGACCAATCGTCAAGTTTCTAAAGTTATAGTTTCGCATATCGGAACTAACACCGAAACTCAGAAACAAAATACTAACAAAGAAATCGATGTCGAATTGGTGCCACAAGGAACTTTAGCCGAAAGAATAAGAGCGGCTGGAGCTGGTTTGGGAGGAATACTAACTCCTACGGGTATTGGAACTCTCGTTGAAGAGGGCAAGCAAATAATCGAAGTTAAAGGCAAGAAATATATTCTTGAAGAGCCTTTATACGGAGATATAGCGCTTGTTTATGCGGATAAGGCGGATAAATACGGTAATTTATACCACCATGGCGTTACGAGAAACTGGAATATGATAATGCCTATGGCTTGTAAAACCGTTATAGCCGAAGTAAAAGAGATAGTGGACGGAGCTTTAGACCCTGATAATATAACCGTTCCTCGCGTATTTGTAGATTATTTAGTTAAGAGCGATTACGACTATCTAGCTAAAGGGCTTAAAAAGGCTTAA
- the aspS gene encoding aspartate--tRNA ligase — protein sequence MRFKSAYNGTLTKNDIGKEVKLAGWVLRRRDHGGVIFVDLRDRTGFAQIVFNPQVNEEAHNKAQDLRSEFVISVVGKVRARSEEMINPKIPTGEIEVMVEKLELLNTSETPPFMLEDDIDTNEEIRLKYRYLDLRRPKIFNNLYYRFLITNAFRKHLAENGFIDVETPILNKSTPEGARDFLVPSRLSEGDFYALPQSPQIFKQILMISGFDRYYQIAKCFRDEDLRADRQPEFTQVDIETSFLSTDEFLSIMEKVIADIVKEVYNFDLPLPLPRLSYKEVMENYGSDKPDTRFELKLINVEDAVRGCDFAVFKNALDNKFIIRCLNAKGGEKLSRKDIDDFTKYVGIFGAKGLAWMRVTENGLESNIVKFFSKENQNKILETTKAEKGDLLFFVADTPKITFDALGNLRIKVAEKLNLIDKDKLNFLWVVEFPLFEYDYKEKRISATHHPFTAPVPEDVEILESDTLKVRSDTYDLVLNGNEIGGGGQRIYDSSVQAKIFNLLGISEEKAKERFGFLLDALKYGAPPMCGMAFGIDRVVMLLQKQDSIREVIAFPKTQKGQCLMSGCPSTVDEEQLEELHLKIEE from the coding sequence ATGAGGTTTAAAAGCGCTTATAATGGAACACTTACAAAAAACGATATAGGAAAAGAAGTAAAATTAGCGGGATGGGTTTTAAGAAGACGAGACCATGGCGGAGTTATATTTGTAGATTTGAGAGACAGAACGGGATTCGCTCAAATAGTTTTTAATCCTCAAGTAAACGAAGAAGCTCATAACAAAGCTCAAGATTTAAGAAGCGAATTCGTTATAAGCGTTGTAGGAAAAGTTAGAGCGAGAAGCGAGGAAATGATTAATCCAAAAATTCCAACGGGCGAAATTGAAGTTATGGTTGAAAAATTAGAATTATTAAATACTTCAGAAACTCCTCCGTTTATGCTTGAAGACGATATAGACACTAACGAAGAGATAAGATTAAAATATAGATATTTAGATTTAAGACGCCCTAAGATATTTAATAATTTATATTATAGATTTTTAATTACAAACGCTTTTAGAAAACATTTGGCGGAAAACGGTTTTATTGATGTTGAAACGCCGATTCTAAATAAAAGCACGCCCGAAGGAGCGAGAGATTTTTTAGTGCCTTCAAGATTATCCGAGGGAGATTTTTACGCCTTGCCTCAATCTCCTCAAATTTTTAAGCAAATACTTATGATAAGCGGATTCGATAGATATTATCAAATAGCGAAATGTTTCAGAGACGAAGATTTGAGAGCGGACAGACAGCCTGAATTTACTCAAGTCGATATTGAAACTTCTTTTTTAAGCACGGATGAATTTTTATCAATAATGGAAAAAGTAATAGCCGATATCGTAAAAGAGGTTTATAATTTTGATTTGCCTTTGCCTTTGCCTCGATTATCTTATAAAGAAGTTATGGAAAATTACGGAAGCGACAAACCCGACACAAGATTTGAATTAAAACTTATAAATGTTGAAGATGCCGTTAGAGGATGCGATTTTGCAGTATTCAAAAACGCTTTGGATAATAAATTTATAATAAGATGTTTAAATGCAAAAGGCGGAGAAAAATTAAGCCGAAAAGATATTGACGATTTTACAAAATATGTTGGAATATTCGGAGCTAAAGGACTCGCTTGGATGAGAGTAACGGAAAACGGATTAGAATCGAATATAGTGAAATTCTTTTCAAAAGAAAATCAAAATAAAATACTTGAAACTACGAAAGCCGAAAAAGGCGATTTATTATTTTTTGTTGCTGATACTCCGAAAATTACTTTTGACGCTTTGGGAAATTTGAGAATTAAAGTAGCCGAAAAATTAAATTTAATCGATAAAGATAAATTAAATTTCTTATGGGTTGTAGAATTTCCTTTATTTGAATACGATTATAAAGAAAAAAGAATTTCTGCGACTCATCACCCTTTTACCGCTCCAGTTCCAGAAGATGTGGAGATACTTGAAAGCGATACTTTGAAAGTTAGAAGCGACACTTACGATTTGGTTTTAAACGGAAATGAAATCGGCGGCGGCGGACAGAGAATTTACGATAGTTCTGTGCAAGCTAAAATATTTAATTTGCTTGGAATATCCGAAGAAAAAGCGAAAGAGAGATTCGGATTCTTGCTTGACGCTTTGAAATATGGCGCTCCTCCAATGTGCGGAATGGCTTTCGGAATAGACAGAGTAGTAATGCTTTTACAAAAACAAGACAGCATAAGAGAAGTTATAGCTTTTCCTAAAACTCAAAAAGGACAATGTTTAATGAGCGGATGTCCTTCCACTGTGGATGAGGAGCAGCTTGAAGAGTTGCATTTGAAAATAGAAGAGTAA
- a CDS encoding LysM peptidoglycan-binding domain-containing protein gives MNIKKVISFIALISFSWTILFAQTYEDSARITDEAETLQNDGEYQKSYDKSQEASDSIDKTTTDLFYKLMNLRINKAKNDADKSIKEINQLGASKDNQFKAKYDEAVRYFNEGNNSIDSLPSPDETAQSEEEFIIASNDFNKVFESYSNALASANSVKEGYLGRERATATKTIGDAKAKYNAALNSRTITAGDANGKAIASSLSKAEEALKNDNFASVQQNVAAALSALNKAQAEAKAKADAEAKAKAAAAAKAKAEADAKAKAEAKAKADAVNKAKNDIANAQKKYDTLLGDKTIIKGDANDKSISALLNDANKVVQNDPKTASDKAITASKNMDKIVSDRSLSIVREENARHLSELKERYEKMLNDGYITKGSEEDKNISKLIADAEDALNKNNNALAREKMEQANKSLNAIQERGPQRAGDGDVVIGDTGRNETGQIIDGTERQPVNTAGKITVLPQYYIVVRRVPLTDALWRIAGYSYIYNNPIQWYRIYEANRNILRDPDNPDLILPGQRLTIPSLNGEERSGQYDPQSNYITYEEAMQLMNERQTATNQ, from the coding sequence ATGAATATAAAAAAAGTAATATCTTTTATAGCTTTAATATCTTTTAGTTGGACGATTCTATTCGCTCAAACTTATGAAGATTCTGCAAGAATAACGGACGAAGCGGAAACTTTGCAAAATGACGGAGAATATCAAAAATCTTATGATAAATCTCAAGAAGCTTCCGACTCGATAGATAAAACTACCACAGACTTATTTTATAAATTAATGAATTTAAGAATAAATAAGGCAAAAAATGATGCTGATAAATCGATAAAAGAAATCAATCAATTAGGCGCTTCAAAAGATAATCAATTTAAGGCAAAATATGACGAAGCCGTTAGATATTTTAACGAAGGCAATAATTCTATAGATTCTCTGCCTTCTCCTGATGAAACCGCTCAAAGCGAAGAGGAATTTATAATCGCTTCAAACGATTTTAATAAAGTTTTTGAATCTTACAGTAACGCTTTGGCTTCTGCAAATAGCGTAAAAGAAGGTTATTTAGGAAGAGAGAGAGCGACTGCTACAAAAACTATTGGAGATGCGAAAGCGAAATATAATGCAGCGTTAAATTCAAGAACTATAACGGCGGGCGATGCGAATGGCAAAGCAATTGCAAGTTCTTTAAGCAAAGCCGAAGAAGCTTTAAAAAATGATAATTTCGCAAGCGTTCAGCAGAATGTGGCGGCTGCATTATCGGCGTTAAATAAAGCTCAAGCTGAGGCGAAGGCAAAAGCAGATGCGGAAGCTAAAGCAAAGGCGGCTGCAGCTGCTAAAGCGAAGGCAGAAGCGGATGCAAAGGCTAAAGCCGAAGCTAAAGCAAAAGCGGATGCGGTAAATAAAGCAAAAAATGATATAGCAAACGCTCAAAAGAAATATGACACTTTACTCGGAGATAAAACTATAATTAAAGGAGACGCTAACGATAAAAGCATTTCCGCTCTTTTAAATGACGCTAATAAAGTTGTTCAAAATGACCCGAAAACGGCAAGCGATAAGGCGATAACGGCTTCAAAAAATATGGATAAAATAGTTTCCGATAGAAGTTTGTCTATTGTAAGAGAAGAAAATGCAAGACATTTGTCTGAATTAAAAGAAAGATATGAAAAAATGCTTAACGATGGATATATAACTAAAGGTAGCGAAGAAGATAAAAATATTTCAAAACTTATAGCGGACGCGGAAGACGCATTAAATAAAAATAATAACGCTTTGGCAAGAGAGAAGATGGAACAGGCTAATAAATCTTTAAATGCTATACAGGAAAGAGGACCTCAAAGAGCGGGAGATGGCGATGTCGTTATAGGAGATACGGGAAGAAATGAAACGGGACAAATAATAGACGGAACAGAAAGACAACCCGTTAATACCGCGGGAAAAATAACCGTTCTTCCTCAATATTATATAGTAGTGAGAAGAGTTCCTTTAACTGACGCTTTATGGAGAATTGCAGGCTATAGTTATATATATAATAATCCTATTCAATGGTATAGAATATATGAAGCTAATAGAAATATATTGAGAGACCCTGATAATCCAGATTTGATATTGCCAGGACAGAGATTAACAATCCCGAGCTTAAACGGAGAAGAGAGAAGCGGACAGTATGACCCGCAATCTAATTACATAACTTATGAAGAAGCTATGCAATTAATGAACGAGCGACAAACTGCTACTAATCAGTAA
- a CDS encoding lactate utilization protein: protein MTVQEEYFKNLSDILRKNFKRKGFAFNSFSNKEEAKKFVLSKIKKEDIITFGGSSSVNQMGILEDLKGYKNFVDRNKKELKTDAEIKAFSSDVYLCSANAISKNGDVIEIDGSGNRTAAVIYGPKKVFLIVGKNKLANTEKEALKRAKDIAAAQNSIRFKVDNPCAVGDMICKDNCEIDKRMCAYTVIINKCHIKDRIHIIFINEELGF, encoded by the coding sequence ATGACAGTTCAAGAAGAATATTTTAAAAATTTAAGCGATATTTTAAGAAAGAATTTTAAAAGAAAAGGTTTCGCTTTCAATAGTTTTTCAAATAAAGAAGAAGCTAAAAAATTTGTCTTATCGAAAATAAAAAAAGAAGATATTATTACATTCGGCGGAAGTTCTTCTGTTAATCAAATGGGAATATTGGAAGATTTGAAAGGCTATAAAAATTTTGTCGATAGAAATAAAAAAGAATTAAAAACGGACGCGGAAATAAAGGCTTTTAGTTCAGATGTTTATTTATGTTCGGCAAACGCTATAAGCAAAAACGGAGATGTTATTGAAATAGACGGTTCGGGAAATAGAACGGCTGCGGTTATTTACGGACCTAAAAAAGTATTTTTAATTGTTGGAAAAAATAAATTGGCAAATACCGAAAAAGAAGCTTTGAAAAGAGCGAAAGATATTGCGGCGGCTCAAAATTCAATAAGATTTAAAGTGGATAATCCATGCGCGGTTGGAGATATGATTTGCAAAGATAATTGCGAAATCGATAAAAGAATGTGCGCTTATACGGTTATAATAAATAAATGCCATATAAAAGATAGAATTCATATAATATTTATTAACGAAGAATTGGGATTTTAA
- a CDS encoding methylenetetrahydrofolate reductase has protein sequence MNSVENFINKLENEKEFTFTLEVTPQAKSDLGYLVEKIKSSNIEKYIDAFIIPDSPFANLKISPILSSLQLSQRLKTEKPFIITQTMRDKNSIALQNDLIGANYFDIRMVLALTGDPVVNGNQKQAKGVFEGNSELLIRIIKNLNEGKSAGNFIFKEPLKKIYPFCSINSYSKNDEMLKVRLSKKTASGVKAIFTQPIYEVETLKKFLNWINEMPLKEMKLKEKPILFPGFFPVLSYKTAYFIYYKLPGAYIPEEWLNKLKDASEKSAEEEKKVAFELSSNLFKDMLSVCKKMHIMSMNNYDFVADLLKHI, from the coding sequence ATGAATAGCGTAGAAAACTTTATTAACAAATTAGAAAACGAAAAAGAATTTACTTTTACTTTAGAGGTAACTCCGCAGGCAAAATCCGATTTAGGATATTTAGTAGAAAAAATAAAATCTTCAAATATAGAAAAATATATTGACGCTTTTATTATTCCCGATTCTCCTTTTGCAAATTTAAAAATCTCGCCAATACTCTCATCTTTGCAATTATCTCAAAGATTAAAAACCGAAAAACCTTTTATAATAACTCAAACTATGAGAGATAAAAATTCAATCGCTTTACAAAACGATTTAATAGGAGCAAATTATTTTGATATAAGAATGGTTTTAGCTTTGACGGGCGACCCTGTGGTTAATGGAAATCAAAAACAGGCTAAAGGCGTATTTGAAGGAAATTCGGAACTTTTAATAAGAATAATTAAAAATTTAAATGAAGGCAAAAGCGCGGGAAATTTTATTTTTAAAGAGCCTCTTAAAAAAATATATCCTTTCTGCTCAATAAATAGTTATTCAAAAAATGACGAAATGCTTAAAGTTAGGCTTTCAAAAAAAACCGCTAGCGGAGTTAAGGCGATATTTACTCAACCTATATACGAAGTTGAAACTTTAAAAAAATTCTTAAATTGGATTAACGAGATGCCATTAAAAGAAATGAAATTAAAAGAAAAACCGATTTTATTTCCAGGATTTTTCCCCGTTTTAAGTTATAAGACGGCTTATTTTATATATTATAAACTTCCAGGCGCTTATATACCTGAAGAATGGCTTAATAAATTAAAAGACGCAAGCGAAAAATCCGCAGAAGAAGAGAAAAAAGTCGCTTTTGAGCTTTCTTCAAATCTATTTAAAGATATGTTAAGCGTTTGTAAGAAAATGCATATAATGAGTATGAATAATTATGATTTCGTTGCCGATTTATTAAAACATATTTAA